A genomic window from Scomber scombrus chromosome 18, fScoSco1.1, whole genome shotgun sequence includes:
- the prmt1 gene encoding protein arginine N-methyltransferase 1 isoform X2, translated as MAAPAERMEGESSAKPAAEDMTSKDYYFDSYAHFGIHEEMLKDEVRTLTYRNSMFHNKHLFKDKVVLDVGSGTGILCMFAAKAGAKKVIGIECSSISDYAVKIVKANKMDDVVTIIKGKVEEVDLPVEGVDIIISEWMGYCLFYESMLNTVIYARDKWLKPDGLIFPDRATLYVTAIEDRQYKDYKIHWWENVYGFDMSCIKEVAIKEPLVDVVDPKQLVSSACLIKEVDIYTVKLEDLTFTSPFCLQIKRNDYIHALVTYFNIEFTRCHKRTGFSTSPESPYTHWKQTVFYLDDYLTVKTGEEIFGTISMKPNVKNNRDLDFTVDIDFKGQLCEVSKTSEYRMR; from the exons ATGGCGGCGCCAGCAGAGAGGATGGAG GGGGAGAGCTCAGCCAAGCCTGCAGCTGAAGATATGACGTCAAAGGACTACTACTTCGACTCATATGCCCACTTTGGCATCCACGAG GAGATGTTGAAAGATGAGGTTCGGACCCTCACCTACCGCAACTCCATGTTCCACAACAAGCATCTGTTTAAAGACAAGGTGGTGCTGGACGTGGGCAGCGGGACAGGAATTCTTTGCATGTTTGCTGCCAAAGCCGGAGCCAAGAAAGTTATAGGG ATTGAGTGCAGCAGCATCTCTGACTACGCTGTCAAAATCGTCAAGGCCAACAAGATGGATGATG TTGTGACCATCATCAAGGggaaggtggaggaggtggatcTGCCAGTGGAGGGAGTGGACATCATCATATCAGAGTGGATGGGCTACTGCCTCTTCTATGAGTCCATGCTCAACACAGTCATTTATGCTCGGGACAAATGGCTG AAGCCAGATGGACTGATCTTTCCAGACAGGGCGACCCTTTATGTCACTGCCATCGAAGACAGGCAGTACAAGGACTACAAAATCCACT GGTGGGAGAATGTGTATGGATTTGATATGTCATGCATCAAGGAGGTGGCAATTAAGGAACCTCTGGTGGATGTGGTGGATCCTAAACAGCTGGTCAGCAGTGCCTGTCTCATCAAG GAGGTGGACATCTACACAGTGAAGCTAGAGGACCTGACTTTCACCTCACCGTTCTGCCTGCAGATAAAGAGGAATGACTACATCCATGCTCTAGTCACCTACTTCAACATCGAGTTCACCCGCTGTCACAAGAGGACCGGCTTCTCCACCA GCCCAGAATCTCCCTACACCCACTGGAAGCAAACTGTCTTCTACCTGGATGATTACCTGACTGTGAAGACTGGTGAAGAAATCTTTGGCACCATCAGCATGAAGCCCAACGTGAAGAACAAT AGGGACCTGGACTTCACCGTAGACATCGACTTCAAGGGTCAGCTGTGTGAGGTGTCCAAGACGTCAGAGTACAGGATGCGTTAG
- the prmt1 gene encoding protein arginine N-methyltransferase 1 isoform X1 encodes MAAPAERMEVSQGESSAKPAAEDMTSKDYYFDSYAHFGIHEEMLKDEVRTLTYRNSMFHNKHLFKDKVVLDVGSGTGILCMFAAKAGAKKVIGIECSSISDYAVKIVKANKMDDVVTIIKGKVEEVDLPVEGVDIIISEWMGYCLFYESMLNTVIYARDKWLKPDGLIFPDRATLYVTAIEDRQYKDYKIHWWENVYGFDMSCIKEVAIKEPLVDVVDPKQLVSSACLIKEVDIYTVKLEDLTFTSPFCLQIKRNDYIHALVTYFNIEFTRCHKRTGFSTSPESPYTHWKQTVFYLDDYLTVKTGEEIFGTISMKPNVKNNRDLDFTVDIDFKGQLCEVSKTSEYRMR; translated from the exons ATGGCGGCGCCAGCAGAGAGGATGGAG gTTTCTCAGGGGGAGAGCTCAGCCAAGCCTGCAGCTGAAGATATGACGTCAAAGGACTACTACTTCGACTCATATGCCCACTTTGGCATCCACGAG GAGATGTTGAAAGATGAGGTTCGGACCCTCACCTACCGCAACTCCATGTTCCACAACAAGCATCTGTTTAAAGACAAGGTGGTGCTGGACGTGGGCAGCGGGACAGGAATTCTTTGCATGTTTGCTGCCAAAGCCGGAGCCAAGAAAGTTATAGGG ATTGAGTGCAGCAGCATCTCTGACTACGCTGTCAAAATCGTCAAGGCCAACAAGATGGATGATG TTGTGACCATCATCAAGGggaaggtggaggaggtggatcTGCCAGTGGAGGGAGTGGACATCATCATATCAGAGTGGATGGGCTACTGCCTCTTCTATGAGTCCATGCTCAACACAGTCATTTATGCTCGGGACAAATGGCTG AAGCCAGATGGACTGATCTTTCCAGACAGGGCGACCCTTTATGTCACTGCCATCGAAGACAGGCAGTACAAGGACTACAAAATCCACT GGTGGGAGAATGTGTATGGATTTGATATGTCATGCATCAAGGAGGTGGCAATTAAGGAACCTCTGGTGGATGTGGTGGATCCTAAACAGCTGGTCAGCAGTGCCTGTCTCATCAAG GAGGTGGACATCTACACAGTGAAGCTAGAGGACCTGACTTTCACCTCACCGTTCTGCCTGCAGATAAAGAGGAATGACTACATCCATGCTCTAGTCACCTACTTCAACATCGAGTTCACCCGCTGTCACAAGAGGACCGGCTTCTCCACCA GCCCAGAATCTCCCTACACCCACTGGAAGCAAACTGTCTTCTACCTGGATGATTACCTGACTGTGAAGACTGGTGAAGAAATCTTTGGCACCATCAGCATGAAGCCCAACGTGAAGAACAAT AGGGACCTGGACTTCACCGTAGACATCGACTTCAAGGGTCAGCTGTGTGAGGTGTCCAAGACGTCAGAGTACAGGATGCGTTAG